TTTAAGAAAATGGTTTAGGCATTGAAAAAAGGCGACGGCTCTGTTAAAGTTTCAAGCCCCAAATTAGCCGCAAATGTTGCGCTAAAGGTGGTAACTGGCTTAATTTACAAGAGTATCAAGTTATCAACATGTGTTGATAACCCTGTTAATAACCACATGAATCATTGTAATGCTCGACACCAGGCAAATCGATATTTCATAAAAGCATCCTCATGTTGCCTGGTGCTACGGCATCGTCCAGACAGATCGGAACCAGCGATATGCCGTCCTCAAAAATCAATGCCATGCACGCGGTCTGGAATCAGACCGCTACGAATCTCGAAAAAGTTATATCACCTCAAAACTACACAAACTGGATCCAACCGATTCAATTCAGCCATGCTGATAATCACTCACTCTACCTGATTGTACCCAACCAGTTTTTCAAGGAGTGGCTTGAAGATAACTACGTTGACCTGATCAACAGTGCCCTGTCGGTGACTGCAGATAAGAACATGCTGGTAACATTTCTGATTCGGGAAAAAGAGGCCGATAACGCGCCACTGGAGATTATGGAAGCTCCGCAACCGAAAGAAAGCTCAACCTTAAAGGACCTGGATCAAGCCAAAGAGACAACACCGCTCAACCCGCTTAATCCACGCTATACTTTTGACCAGTTCGTAAGTGGCGCCGGAAACCAGTTTGCCCATGCGGCTGCCATGGCAGTTTCACATAACCCGGCCATAACCTATAACCCGCTCTTCATTTACGGGGGGGTAGGACTGGGCAAAAGCCACCTGCTCAATGCGGTTGGACATAAAATAATTTCTGACAACAGCAGCACTAAAATTTGCTACTGTTCTGCGGAAAAGTTTATGCATGAAATGGTAAACTGTATTAAACTTAATAAGATGGATGAATTTCGTGAACGCTTCCGTTCAATAGATGTACTGCTCATTGATGATATTCAATTCATAACCGGTAAGGAACGTACCCAGGTTGAGTTTTTTCACACCTTTAACGCACTGTACGAATCCCATAAGCAAATTGTCATAACGTCTGATAAATTTCCGAGAGAAATGCCAAATCTGGAGGACCGCCTGCGTTCAAGATTTGAGTGGGGATTAATTGCAGATATTCAGCCGCCTGATCTGGAAACGAAAATAGCAATTCTCAAAAAAAAGGCCGATACAAACAGAATACTGCTTCCTGATGATGTAGCCTACTTTCTGGCATCAAGTGACACCAGAAATATCAGGGAACTTGAAGGTATGCTGATACGCTTGGGTGCCTACAGCAGCCTCCAGCATATCCCGATTACCTTAACCATGGCCCAAAACAATCTGAAGGATATTCTGGTTAACAAAAGAAAAGAAATAACCGTTGAACTGATTCAAAAGACAGTGGCTGACCACTTTGGACTCAAGGTTGCCGATCTTAAATCAGAAAAGCGCCTCAAGGCATTTGTACTCGCCCGTCAGGTTGCGATCTGGCTTTGCAGGGATATGACAACCGCCTCCTATCCGGATATCGGTGCGAGGTTTGGCGGAAAAGATCATTCAACTGTCATCCATGCAACAAAAAAAATTGAAAAACTACTGGCTGAAGATCATAAATTATCTAAAATCATTGATGAATTAAAGGAGTCAATTCTGCAGTAAAAAGTTGCTACCAATACCTGTGTATGCAACTGTTGATAACTGTGGGTAACTCAGACCCTGTGAATAACCGGTCCAAACCGGGGCCGTTCATCAACAGGCATACCTTAATTTTATATTAATAAATTAAATAAGATATAAGTTATACACGGTTTCCACAGGACTAATAATAGATACATAGGTTTTAAATACTTTAACTGCTTATTTAATACATGAAACAAAGGAGTCTGGCATGAATTTCAAAATCGACAGAGATACCTTTCTTAAAGCGCTGCAAAAAGTACAGGGCATTGTCGAAAAACGGACATCGATGCCAATCTTATCGAATATCCTGATTGAGGCGCAGGGGGATAATCTTGAAATCATCGCTACTGATCTTGAAGTAGGCCTGAAAGGCAACTATCCTGCCAAAGTGGAAAAAGACGGCCGGATTACAGTTGGTGCAAAGAAACTATATGAAATAGTGAAAGAATTACCAAACCAGGAAATTACGTTTTCAACCAAGGAGAACGACTGGGTAGAAATCACCTGTGGCAAAGTCAGATTTAATATTGTTGGATTACCTTCAGATGAGTTTCCGGCGGTAGCTACGGTTAAAGATGAACAACTGCTGGAGCTTGAAGCAGCGTTGTTAAGAAAGATGATTGAAAAAACATCCTACGCAATCTGTAACGATGAAACCAAATACAATCTCAACGGCATTTTCACCAGGGTCGAACAGTCTGAAAAAGGTCAGTGTTTGAAGATGGTTGCTACTGATGGACACCGTTTGTCTATTGCCTCTGGTCCTTTCAGTGGTACGGCAAATCCAGAACTGTTGAAGGGAGTTATACTTCCCAAAAAAGGTATTTTCGAGATTAAGAAGATTACCGACGAAGGTGACGGGCTTCTGCAATTCGGTTTTGTTGACAGTAGTGCTGTGATCAAAAAAGGAGATACAACACTGATCATGCGGCTGGTTGACGGTGAATTCCCTGATTATACCAGGGTCATACCGGCAGCGAACGAACAGATTGTAAAGGCACCAAGAGAAGAACTGATCCATGCCGTGCGACGGATGGCTATTTTGTCCAGCGAGAAATTCAAGGGAATTATGTTGGAGATTGAAGGAAATGCCGTCAAGATTTCATCAAGCAATCCGGAGCTTGGAGATGCCATGGAAGAGCTTGATGTGAGCTATGATGGAAACCCGTTTTCTGTTCGATTTAATGCCCGTTACCTGCTGGATGTCCTGATGGTTTGCGAGAGCCAACACGTATTGATGAAATTTAAAAACGAACTGTCACCATCGATTGTAACCCCTGATTCGGATGATGAACTTTTAGCGGTTATCATGCCAATGAGGCTCTAGATCAGACGTGTTTTTGAAGCAAGTATGGCTTGAACAATACCGTAATATTCAAAAAGCCTGTATTCAGCCGGCACGGCACCTGACAGTCCTGTATGGCAGAAACGGGCAGGGTAAAACCAATTTTCTGGAGTCTTTGTACCTGCTTGGGAATGCGCGACCTTTTCGAGCTGCCAAGGTTCCTGATCTGATCAGCCATGGCAGCCGGTCAGCAGCAGTGCGTGGGCTGGTACTGGCAGCAGGCGTTGAAAGTACGATTGTACTCCATGTTGAAAACAGCACCCGCCGGGTAACGATTGATGATAAGGCGGTGCATCGGGCAGCTGATCTGCATGGAAAGCTGGCAGTTGTTGTCTTTTCACCCGATGATACAGCCATGGTCAAGTTGGGACCGGAAACCAGACGGCGATATCTTGATCGTTCACTGTATGCCAGTGATGCTGCTTTTCTGTCGGATTATCATACTTACTACCGCATCCTCAAG
Above is a window of Trichlorobacter lovleyi SZ DNA encoding:
- the dnaA gene encoding chromosomal replication initiator protein DnaA — encoded protein: MHAVWNQTATNLEKVISPQNYTNWIQPIQFSHADNHSLYLIVPNQFFKEWLEDNYVDLINSALSVTADKNMLVTFLIREKEADNAPLEIMEAPQPKESSTLKDLDQAKETTPLNPLNPRYTFDQFVSGAGNQFAHAAAMAVSHNPAITYNPLFIYGGVGLGKSHLLNAVGHKIISDNSSTKICYCSAEKFMHEMVNCIKLNKMDEFRERFRSIDVLLIDDIQFITGKERTQVEFFHTFNALYESHKQIVITSDKFPREMPNLEDRLRSRFEWGLIADIQPPDLETKIAILKKKADTNRILLPDDVAYFLASSDTRNIRELEGMLIRLGAYSSLQHIPITLTMAQNNLKDILVNKRKEITVELIQKTVADHFGLKVADLKSEKRLKAFVLARQVAIWLCRDMTTASYPDIGARFGGKDHSTVIHATKKIEKLLAEDHKLSKIIDELKESILQ
- the dnaN gene encoding DNA polymerase III subunit beta, translated to MNFKIDRDTFLKALQKVQGIVEKRTSMPILSNILIEAQGDNLEIIATDLEVGLKGNYPAKVEKDGRITVGAKKLYEIVKELPNQEITFSTKENDWVEITCGKVRFNIVGLPSDEFPAVATVKDEQLLELEAALLRKMIEKTSYAICNDETKYNLNGIFTRVEQSEKGQCLKMVATDGHRLSIASGPFSGTANPELLKGVILPKKGIFEIKKITDEGDGLLQFGFVDSSAVIKKGDTTLIMRLVDGEFPDYTRVIPAANEQIVKAPREELIHAVRRMAILSSEKFKGIMLEIEGNAVKISSSNPELGDAMEELDVSYDGNPFSVRFNARYLLDVLMVCESQHVLMKFKNELSPSIVTPDSDDELLAVIMPMRL